One genomic window of Medicago truncatula cultivar Jemalong A17 chromosome 1, MtrunA17r5.0-ANR, whole genome shotgun sequence includes the following:
- the LOC25483965 gene encoding agamous-like MADS-box protein AGL29 translates to MGRRKIKIERVKDPNTRQITFSKRRTGLFKKANELSILCGAEAAIVVFSPGNNPYSFGHPGVDFVATKYLQLEPKPSNSLENRTSDASKMENLNLELADVLAQIRDGEKQAEAHDEIFKQNDVTKLSELKELRGSYKELQDCVKLRLNDIEISECLMLLAQDPVVGIKAKLSKNKRRKN, encoded by the coding sequence ATGGGTCGTCGAAAAATTAAGATAGAGAGGGTGAAAGACCCCAACACAAGGCAGATCACATTCTCAAAGCGTCGAACCGGTTTATTCAAAAAAGCAAATGAATTGTCCATTTTGTGCGGAGCAGAAGCCGCTATTGTTGTGTTCTCTCCAGGTAACAATCCTTACTCTTTTGGTCACCCTGGAGTTGATTTTGTTGCTACCAAGTATCTCCAATTAGAGCCAAAACCAAGTAACTCTCTAGAAAACCGCACTTCTGATGCTTCCAAGATGGAAAATTTGAATCTAGAACTTGCTGATGTGTTAGCACAAATTCGGGATGGTGAAAAGCAGGCTGAGGCTCATGATGAGATTTTTAAGCAAAATGATGTGACAAAACTCTCTGAGCTTAAAGAATTGAGAGGTTCATATAAAGAGCTTCAAGATTGCGTAAAATTGCGGCTCAATGATATCGAGATATCTGAATGTTTGATGCTTCTAGCTCAAGATCCAGTGGTGGGAATAAAAGcgaaattgtcaaaaaataaaagaagaaaaaattga